In Vicugna pacos chromosome 6, VicPac4, whole genome shotgun sequence, the DNA window GTGCTGACTTGAGTTACATTGCTAATCTGGTCACAAACTCTTCAGAGAATTACTTGAATTGGAGAAACTAGTTGTAAATGTTACTGAGATTCAATCTGATCCCCTCTAAAGTATGGGAGAACATGTATGACTTACCTGAAGTTAGAGATATTAATTTGCATGGAGCCAAAATCTTTCAAATAGGACTAAGATTATtggcattttttttcacttcaaagagTGCAATGAATATAAACAGAATTTTCTGAAGCCTGAAGTCATCTCTAGctgtaattttactttttataaaagaTAATCTCCCACACTGAAGAATCAGAAAACCTTTAGTCTTTCCTAAATTCTCTCTAGGAGGCCTCTGTGGAGAAGTTGGCTGTCTGTAGTCAAAAGACAAAAGACTGTCTTTTAAGTTCTTCCAGCatgctgtgtttttattttgatgtagcTCTTTGCTGTACATTTTCTTGTATATGAAccttgtattttctaatttttatatattgaaaatGCTACAAAAAGGATAGTCTTTGCATTAGTAGACACTAAAAATTTATGGGATATTTGTTATATCCTAAAGATTTAAATTcacttgacatttttctttcttatctttcaaaaaaaatttagtcATTGAAGGAAAACCTTGCAAGGTGTTGGACGCTTACTGAAACAGAGAAGATGTCCTTTGAGACTCAGAAAAAGAACCTTGATTCAGAAAATCAGTATCTAAGAATATCtctggagaaggaagaaaaagcttTATCTTCATTACAGGAAGAGTTAAGGAAACTAAGAGAACAGATTAGGATATTGGAAGATAAGGGGACAAGTGCTGAATTAGTTACAGAGAATCAGAAACTTAAGCAgcatttggaagaagaaaagctgaaaacacaCAGCTTCCTTAATCAAAGGGAGACTCTCTTGGCAGAAGCAAAGACGTTAAGGAGGGAACTGGAAAGAGAACGACTGGTAACCATGGCTTTAAAGGTGGAACTCCAGCAGCTAAGTTCTAGTCAGGCATATGACAACCCAGACTCTCCCAGTATAGcgaatgaaaaaaaggaaatagaaatgttACGGGAAAGACTCACTGAGCTGGAGCGCAAGCTAAACTTTGAACAGCAGCGTTCTGACTTGTGGGAAAGACTGTATATTGAAGCAAAAGATCAAAATGGAAAACAAGAAAgtgatggaaaaaagaaagggaacagAGGAAACCACAGAGCTAAAAATAAGTCAAAGGAAACATTTTTGGGTTCCGTTAAGGAAACGTTTGATGCCATGAAGAATTCTACCAAGGAGTTTGTGAGGCatcataaagaaaaaattaaacaggCTAAAGAAGCTgtgaaagaaaatctgaaaaaattctcAGATTCAGTTAAATCCACTTTCAGGCATTTCAAAGATACCACCAAGAATATCTTTGATGAAAAAGGCAATAAAAGATTTGGTACTACAAAAGAAGCAGCagctaaaaaaccaaaaaccGTTTTTAGTGAGTATTTACATCCACAGTATAAGGCACGTACACACAGCCAGAATAGTGGAGGCCCTACTATgcaaagagagggaaggaaagaaaagcctcACTTtgaagaatttgggaaaaaaaaaaattcacagaaatgcAGTACTGAACATGACTGTGGTGTAAATCATAATTCTTTCAGAAAGGCTTGTTCTGGTGTGTTTGAATGTGCGCAGCAAGAATCCATTAACCTTTTTAATGTTAAAGTGTTGACTCCTGTAAGGATAGATGAATTTAGACCGTTAATTGAAAGGTATTTATTAGAAAGACTGGATGGTTTTCATCATTGGAAAGAACTTGATCACTTCATCAATAAGTTTTTCCTAAATGGTGTCTTTATACATGATCAGAAGCTCTTCACTGACTTTGTTAATGATGTTAAAGATTACCTTAAAGACATGAAGGAATATCAAGTAGATAATGATGGAGTGTTTGAGAAGTTGGatggatatatatatagacactTCTTTGGTCACACCTTTTCCCCTCCATATGGACCCAGGTCGGTTTACATAGCACCATGTTACTATAATAGTTTTTAACGTTTATAGATTGGATAGCATTTTTCTCATTTGATAAGTTTCTTAGAATGttactacagttgacccttaaacaacatgaGGGTTAATCTGTGTATAACCTATAGTCGGCCCTCAGCATCTGCAGTTCGGCATCTCTGAATTCAGCCAGCCACAGACCCTGTTGTACtgaagtatttactattgaaaaataccCATGTATAAGTAAACCCACGCAGTTCaaacccacattgttcaagggtcagctgtatttgTAAAAGTACTTTATTGTAAGGTAATTTAGGATAAATTAAATTGaaagataacattttaaattaaaatctattACATACTCCAATTTTCATACAGTCAATTTGACTTGAGCAAATGGTTTAATTTCTACCTTAAAAATTAGTTAAGGATATATAAATCCTATTTTAgcctatttcatttcttttcattatagtttatatGAAAAGATAATTACCTTAagtgaaattattttcctttaatcttttatttatttactcactttGGGAAGGTAGgagtgaaaaatacaaatttcactCTGAAATCAGAAGAGCTCATATACAGCAATTCAGATGTCCCACTTACTTGTTCTACTTACCAACTAAATTATGATATTTAATGCAGTTATAAAATTATTGTTGGTGAAGGTAGAGGCATGATCAAAGAACAAACTTAGCAAGCCACAGGTTCTAATGTGTGTGCTTCATATATAACTTCTAAAAATAACTTTGTATCCATTGCTTATCAGCTTTATATTCTGTAACATGAACTTGCTAACCTTCAAATGATAGCATTATTTTTTACCTTTGAgatagttttatatatatcttttcaaataaatgtaaTGTGTCTATAAAATAATGAGACTGATTCTGGTGTCTTtagtcattaaaatatatatatggccTATAACATGCAAAGCACTGTGAGGCTGCTCtgaggaaacaaatgaaaaattcttGCTGTCAGGGAGCTCACAAGCTTTTGGAGAATTAGGCAAATATAAGAAATGCAATGAAGATGTGAAGGCATACATGTATGGTGGACTCATTCTGGAGATGTTTGGGAAGGCTTCATGAGTGAGATGGCCTTTGAACTGAACATCTTTTTTAAACTagctttaaagaagaaaagagattttaCCAAGCAGATGGGGTAGGACATTCCACTCAGAGGGAACTTGATTTGCACAGATTTGGAGATGTGAAGACCTGGTACCTTAAGGAGATAAAGGTCACTGGCGGCAGCTTGAAGTATTTGTTGGAAAGGGTGAAGCTAGATGCTAGAAGGTGGTCTTTGAAACAATTAGACATGAGCTGATGGGAGCTGAACTAAGACAGTAGCAGGAGTGGAAAGGAGACCAATTTGAACAATGTATAGTAAGTAAAATTGTCAGTATTTCTGGTGAAAGAGAGGTAGGCAGTAACAGTGACTTTCACATTTCTGAGTTGGTCATTAGTTGGACAGTGATATCACTATGGTAAGGAAATACTGGGAGGTTTGGGGTAAGGGGAATTGGAAATGAGAATTGTTTTTGGAGGTACCTGTTGACATACAAGTAGAGAGAATTAATTGGCTATTGGTTATATGACTCTCTCTAGCCcagactgtgtgtatgtgtagataGTCTAGGCTGGAGGTATTTATGTGACTCCAGGGAACACCAGCATCTAAGGGGTTGTGGAGAAAGAAGGCTAAGAATGACAACCAGAGTGGCATCATGAAAACCAAAGATCACCCCAAGTAAAAGGAGTATttcacaattaaatgcttttaaaaaaaatggaaaagactgGACTTCTTGCCTGGGGAATTGGATGGCCATGGATGGCATTTTGTACTGTTTTAGTGAAGTagtgacaaaattatagagattgAGGAGAAGAGTAAGTGTAGATATTGTTCATAAGCCTTAGCtgtaagaaagaacaaaagagactttgttttgtttgtaacaGATGTACATATTCCTGATGAGGGATGAAGCCACTGAGGGGGATTAATTTTtataggaaaggaggaaaaaataaaggaaacacatCTCATTATTTTATTGTCACATTTCTATTCTTTATCTGTTGAGCGTTTCTCCTCTTTGCCAGCagttatttcttctttctatagGATAAAAAGTATAATACTCACTGAATCTTTTTGGTATGGTTATACTAGGATTATACTTCAGATTAACATCCTTTTTCAGTGTTCAAATAATAGATTAAtggagaaaaacattaaaattgtttcttgtttaaataaatttaactcTAACATAGATGAAAAATGTGTTTACTGCTTTCAGTCGACCAGATAAAAAGCAACGTATGGTAAATACTGAAAGCTCCAGGCATCGAAAACAAGAGCAGAAGCAACCTCAGCCACCTTATAAAAGGGAAGGTAAATGGCATAAATATGGTCGCACTAATGGAAGACACATGGCAAGCCTTGAAATAGAATTGGGGCAGTTACCTTTTGATCCTAAATATTGACCATCACAATTAAGTTAAATTAGAAAACTGTAACAAACATGGATGCTTTCTACAGTATTTGGTGTTGAAACTAAGATGAAATTATCAAGATAACAATGTCTTTTTATCATGGCTAAATATCAGTTTGATGACTTTGTATTATTACTCAGAAGCATCAAGCAAAAGCTTACTAACTTGCATTTTCCTGTAGTTTagctttgctgaattttttttggCACTGAAAATGTTCAACTGTAGTTTTATTAAGGAAGCCAGGCATGCAACAGATTTTGTGCATGAAATGAGACTTCCTTTCAGTATATGAGCTTAAAGCAAGCTCAAATTATACATGACAAAGTGTAATTAACACTGATATTTGTGTTAAATTTGCAGTAGAGCTTGAAAAAAGTACATTGTGATGGAATTTCatctttaacattttataatCTTACACTTGCTTCTTGTCTTTTTGTGGGTTCAAGAGCCCGTTGACTTGTGAAGAATTTGCTGCCTTATGAGCTTGCTGACTTGTTCTCTTGTGAAATTTCTTGCACATCTGAATATTGTGGAAGAAACAATAAAACTACACCATGAGGAAAACTAAAGGTCTTTATTTAAAATCTGGCATTGTATTAataacataattttatattttgtgatttttttcatacaTTTCCTTAGTAGTGGTGTTTGGTAAAGCAGTTCACAGTGGTTTTTTGCTGGTTCCATGAATCTTACCCAGTATTTACGAGCATATTTAGGCAGCATCTGAATATTCCTGCTTTAGCATTGCCTATTTGTCTGAGAAAGATCTAAACAGTTCAGAATTTCATCTTTAGTTGAGTTTCCCTTTTAACTTCCGTTCATAGACGTATATGTGACTTCCAGTTCGATCCTCCGGCAAGTGAGTGTGGAAGCAAACCGCAGTTCTCTCATAGTTACTTGAAATTAGAAAAGGACTTATTTCCTAgaagtaaataaatgtttaagaaataaaGGCTACATTTCACTGAGTACTGTTTCAAGAATTTTAGAATTCTGTTCTGTTTGTTCATCTAtgacttttttcttaataaaacagTACAATTTCTTAATAAAAGAATTAAGTCATAGTAAGCAACACATATTCCTTGATAGTTACAGAACTTGGCTGCTTTTGACTAGGGAAAAGACCAGTCATAAAATACAGGTTGAAAGGGACCGTAACAAAGTGATGATGTCTGTTTACCTGAGTGTTTGCTAAACCTGAGGTGAAATAAAAATACCGAGTTTTACctttttttcatgttcctttaCCTCTTCCAAAACGCTGAAGATGATCAAGTGAGTAGGCAGTGTTGAATCATTGTGAAACTCTCTATACAACCACTTTAAGGGATTTAGATAAAATATATCTGCTTCAGTAAGATAATCACTTTTTCCACTCAGGTCTGGGGGACATTGGAGAAACCTCATTGGAAGTGGGTAGTGGACATGGCTATGAAAAGAAAGGTAGTTACTATTATAGTTACAAGAAATTAAAACCAATTTCGTGACAGTTTTCAAATTACTCTTAATATGTATCATGATCACATAACAAAATGTGAAATCTGAATCTAAATTGAGTTCCAGTTAAAGTGAGAAAGCACATCTTTAATGCAATTAGTTTTCTCAAAAATGGTGAATATGGTTCTCACACCAGGTAGCTGTGCAGTCGTAAGCTACAAGTCTAGAATAAAGAGTGAAGGTCCACTGCAGGAGGGAAGTGCGTCAGCAGCGTGTGGGACTCAGTATTCTCTAATACTGGTATGCTCTTCCAGGGATGGGATGGTCCTTTGGGACCCAGTAGGTTACTTGTTAGTAAGAGAGTACTATTCAGCAAGGTAGAAAACTGGTCATGAACCAGAAAggattcttcattctttttccctttctgttcTGAAAGGGGATGGATCACATCCTTAAATGACaagtttttcctattttttttgttgttcttacaTACTTATATAAGTAAGATTTAATAATAGAGAGTGACCTAAGTTTACTGATTACTAACATCCAAATAAGTAATGGTTTTATTGTGGCACACAAAGACTAAAGTGTAAAAAACATGGATTGATGAATCATAACAACTAAAGCCATGGGTATAACTTTGCCTAAGGAAAATTGAAGAAATATGTgatcaaagtttatttttatctatgAAATGCATACAAAGTAAATTTACACGAGACCTAATACTTCATGACTTTCACAATTTTAGATGAAGGTCTTGCTTCAAGGCGAAAGCAGAAACAACCGAGAAAAAGCTGCCAGCCATTCCAAATTAGGGATCAGACTTTTCTTTTGGTGCTCTATGGAGAGACTCTTGGTACCTCTTGAATTCCTGTTGTGTGAGTGTTACCACTACTGTGAGCATGGAGGGAGGTGGATGTCTCTCTTTAGCTCTAGTCATTTTTTATGTAGAATGGGATCCTCAATTTAAAGGGATTCTCGGGGTCTTACACACCCCCTAACCTGTGGCTTCTGCCAGGCAATCCCAGTTTTCCAAGTTGTGTACTAATAATTGACATTACTGATTCAGTTAAGTAGAGTATTCCAAAAGTGTTAAATTACCTTAAACTGATACCAGCTTTGATACTAAGTTGACTGAATGTGCATATGGAAAACAGACTTCAGATTGTTTAAAGCCAGATCAAGTTA includes these proteins:
- the CCPG1 gene encoding cell cycle progression protein 1 isoform X2 — protein: MSENSSDSDSSCGWTVINHEGSDIEVVNSEHGTASDSCELNPECSSLSQEELQVLQLEQGESSQNGTMVTEGTAYPALEEMKSALEGEEEKLPEDNLYFGTVSDDSDIVTLEPPKLEEIGNQEEAIVVKEAQSPEEFNMGSSSSSQYTFCQPETVFSSQPSDDESSSDETSHQPSPAFRRRHARKKTVSSSESEERLLAEQETEPSKELCKRQFSSGLNKCVILALVIAVSMGFGHFYGTIQIQKRQQLVRKIHEEELNDMKDFLSQCQQEQESFTDHKSLKENLARCWTLTETEKMSFETQKKNLDSENQYLRISLEKEEKALSSLQEELRKLREQIRILEDKGTSAELVTENQKLKQHLEEEKLKTHSFLNQRETLLAEAKTLRRELERERLVTMALKVELQQLSSSQAYDNPDSPSIANEKKEIEMLRERLTELERKLNFEQQRSDLWERLYIEAKDQNGKQESDGKKKGNRGNHRAKNKSKETFLGSVKETFDAMKNSTKEFVRHHKEKIKQAKEAVKENLKKFSDSVKSTFRHFKDTTKNIFDEKGNKRFGTTKEAAAKKPKTVFSEYLHPQYKARTHSQNSGGPTMQREGRKEKPHFEEFGKKKNSQKCSTEHDCGVNHNSFRKACSGVFECAQQESINLFNVKVLTPVRIDEFRPLIERYLLERLDGFHHWKELDHFINKFFLNGVFIHDQKLFTDFVNDVKDYLKDMKEYQVDNDGVFEKLDGYIYRHFFGHTFSPPYGPSRPDKKQRMVNTESSRHRKQEQKQPQPPYKREDKETEAQGYTVH
- the CCPG1 gene encoding cell cycle progression protein 1 isoform X1, which codes for MSENSSDSDSSCGWTVINHEGSDIEVVNSEHGTASDSCELNPECSSLSQEELQVLQLEQGESSQNGTMVTEGTAYPALEEMKSALEGEEEKLPEDNLYFGTVSDDSDIVTLEPPKLEEIGNQEEAIVVKEAQSPEEFNMGSSSSSQYTFCQPETVFSSQPSDDESSSDETSHQPSPAFRRRHARKKTVSSSESEERLLAEQETEPSKELCKRQFSSGLNKCVILALVIAVSMGFGHFYGTIQIQKRQQLVRKIHEEELNDMKDFLSQCQQEQESFTDHKSLKENLARCWTLTETEKMSFETQKKNLDSENQYLRISLEKEEKALSSLQEELRKLREQIRILEDKGTSAELVTENQKLKQHLEEEKLKTHSFLNQRETLLAEAKTLRRELERERLVTMALKVELQQLSSSQAYDNPDSPSIANEKKEIEMLRERLTELERKLNFEQQRSDLWERLYIEAKDQNGKQESDGKKKGNRGNHRAKNKSKETFLGSVKETFDAMKNSTKEFVRHHKEKIKQAKEAVKENLKKFSDSVKSTFRHFKDTTKNIFDEKGNKRFGTTKEAAAKKPKTVFSEYLHPQYKARTHSQNSGGPTMQREGRKEKPHFEEFGKKKNSQKCSTEHDCGVNHNSFRKACSGVFECAQQESINLFNVKVLTPVRIDEFRPLIERYLLERLDGFHHWKELDHFINKFFLNGVFIHDQKLFTDFVNDVKDYLKDMKEYQVDNDGVFEKLDGYIYRHFFGHTFSPPYGPSRPDKKQRMVNTESSRHRKQEQKQPQPPYKREGKWHKYGRTNGRHMASLEIELGQLPFDPKY
- the CCPG1 gene encoding cell cycle progression protein 1 isoform X3, giving the protein MSENSSDSDSSCGWTVINHEGSDIEVVNSEHGTASDSCELNPECSSLSQEELQVLQLEQGESSQNGTMVTEGTAYPALEEMKSALEGEEEKLPEDNLYFGTVSDDSDIVTLEPPKLEEIGNQEEAIVVKEAQSPEEFNMGSSSSSQYTFCQPETVFSSQPSDDESSSDETSHQPSPAFRRRHARKKTVSSSESEERLLAEQETEPSKELCKRQFSSGLNKCVILALVIAVSMGFGHFYGTIQIQKRQQLVRKIHEEELNDMKDFLSQCQQEQESFTDHKSLKENLARCWTLTETEKMSFETQKKNLDSENQYLRISLEKEEKALSSLQEELRKLREQIRILEDKGTSAELVTENQKLKQHLEEEKLKTHSFLNQRETLLAEAKTLRRELERERLVTMALKVELQQLSSSQAYDNPDSPSIANEKKEIEMLRERLTELERKLNFEQQRSDLWERLYIEAKDQNGKQESDGKKKGNRGNHRAKNKSKETFLGSVKETFDAMKNSTKEFVRHHKEKIKQAKEAVKENLKKFSDSVKSTFRHFKDTTKNIFDEKGNKRFGTTKEAAAKKPKTVFSEYLHPQYKARTHSQNSGGPTMQREGRKEKPHFEEFGKKKNSQKCSTEHDCGVNHNSFRKACSGVFECAQQESINLFNVKVLTPVRIDEFRPLIERYLLERLDGFHHWKELDHFINKFFLNGVFIHDQKLFTDFVNDVKDYLKDMKEYQVDNDGVFEKLDGYIYRHFFGHTFSPPYGPSRPDKKQRMVNTESSRHRKQEQKQPQPPYKREEPVDL